In Streptomyces pluripotens, the genomic window GTAGGCGGCCGTTGAGGCCGGTGTGGTCGAGATGCCGGCCGCCGTGGTGACCGCCCGCCGGACGCTCGAGGACGTACAACCTGTGGGTGGCTGGATATCGCAGGGCCCACAGTTCATCGTCGGTGACGAGGATGATGTTGAGGGCATAAACAGGCAGATTCCCGGCAACCCACCGTGCCGCGGACTCGATACCGGCGGACACGTCGCCCCCGTGTGCCGCCGTTTCCCGCGTGACCAGGGCGAAGAGACGTTCGGAGTCGGTGTCGCCATGCACCAGGGAACGGTCCTCGCCCAGGTGGCGGTCGAGTGCGTCAAGCCCTTCGACCACGCCATTGTGCGCGAACAACCGGTCCTCTTGCGCAAAGGGGTGTGTGTTCCGCACATCCAGGCCTCCGGTCGAGGCATAGCGGATGTGAGCGAGGAAGGTGGCCGACTCCACCTCCCGAGCCTCCTGAGCGAAGGCGCGGTCCTCATAGGCGGCGATGGGCGCCTTGTGCACCTGCGGCGTACCGTCCGCCGCGAAGAAGCCGAGCCCGGTTCCGTCGGGGTCACGGTGACTCTGCGTGCTGAGACTGTCGGGGGCGTCCAGTAGCCAGAACGTGGCGCGCGTACGCAGGGGAGAGCTGATCAGCCCGAATAGACGGCACACGGCATCCTCCTTCGACTCCGGCGTCCGGAATCATGTCGATGATGCCCCGTGACGTCGGCCCGGCCGACTGCGGCGGGCCGAGAAACAGGGGCGCAGGCCAATGTGTCCGAAACCAGCAGTGCGTGAACCGTCGGTTCCCCCGCCAACGGTCGGCTCCCGTGTTGCGCGGGTTTCAGTCGCTGGTGCGGAGCACCGCGTCGAGTGCTTCTTCGACCGTCGGGTGGCGGAAGACGAAGCCCGTTCTCAGCAGGGCGGCCGGCACCACACGTGCGCTGCACGTGATGCTCGCGGCGAACTCGCCGAGTGCCACGCGGAGCGCGAAGGCGGGAACCGGCGCGGGTGCCGGGCGGCCCAGGACATGGCTCATCGCCCTGGTCACCTCACGGTTCGTCGGTGGCTCGGGGGCAGTGAAGTTGACCGGCCCGCAGAGGGCGTCGCTGGCGAGGACGAAGCGGAGCGCCGCGATGTGATCGGTCAGTGAGACGATCGGCCAGTACTGGTCGCCGGAGCCGAGGCGGCCACCGATGCCCAGGCGGAAGAGCGGGAAGAGCCGGCCGAAGGCACCGCCTCGGGTGGAGACCACCAGACCCGTGCGTGGATGCACGACACGGATACCGGCCCTCCGGGCCGGGTGCGCCGCGGCTTCCCAGTCGACGCAGACGGACGCAAGGAAGTCGTCTCCGGCCGGCCCGGTTTCGTCCACGGTGCGCGCGCCGGTGTCGCCGTAGTGGCCGGTCGCGGACGCGGACACCAGAACACGGGGCGGATCCTCGGATTCCGCGCAGGCCCGGGCGATGGTCGCAGTCCCTCGTACGCGGCTGCTACGGATCTCCCGTTTGTACGTCGCGGTCCATCGTTTGTCCCCGATGCCTGCACCGGCCAGGTGGACGACGGCGTCGACGCCGTCCAGCGCTCCGGGCTGGACGTGCCCGGCGAGCGGGTCCCAGTGCGCGGATTCGCTGCCGTCCCCGGGGGCTGCCGGACTGTTGCGGACGAGGCGGACGACCTGGTGCCCGTCGGTGAGGAGGGAACGGGTGAGGGCGGAGCCGATGAGTCCGTTGGAGCCGGTGATCGCGACGCGCATGGCGTCCTCCCGAGGCGGAGATGTCGATTTGATGCAAATTTAAAGCAATATGGTCACGGTACACAGGCTGCCCGGGCCGCGCCGACCACGGCCATCCGTGTCGTGACCGGTGTCGGTGGTCTGCGGATCGACGGATCGGAAACGGCCCGGTGCCAGCCCGGACTGGAGAGTGGCCCGGGGTGGTACCGGGCACGATGGCCCTCGAACACGCGGCCCGGAGGCAACCTCACGCTTCGCCGTGCGCGGCGGAGCCCGTCTTCTCCCTCTTCCGTCGTTGCGAGAGACGACTGGTGAGAAAGGCGATGACGGCAGAGATGACGATGAGGGGCATTTGGTTGTACGCGTCGTGCCCCATGAGGAGACCGGCCAAGACCGAACTGGTCAGGGGCAACCCGGTGACGACCGTGGCGGCGACGGCGATACCGAGCGCGAGTGCCGGAGTGTCCCCGAAGCCGGGCAGCCCCGCGCACGCCACGGCCGTCGCGGTGCCCACCAGCAGGGACGGGAAGATCGGGCCGCCCCGCAGACAGCCCAGACAGATTCCCCAGGCGATCCCCTTGCACAGGACGAGTGCGATGAGGGCGCCGACGGGCCAGGACCGTGGGTCGGCGGCCAACTGGGCGAGCCCGGCCTGCCCCGACAGTGCCGCCTCGGTCGGGGGACGATCGGTGAGCAGGGTGTACACGGCGATACAGACCCCCACCGCCACGGCGCACAGGATCGTACGGACGGCCTTGGCATGCTGCGAGGTCCACTGGTTGGTGTACTCCCCGAGCCGGTGCGCGTGGGTGACGACCAGGGCGACGAGGACGGCCGCCGGGATACCCCAGAGGAAGTCTCCGGCGTCCGGGACCGCGTCGGGCGGCACGGTGGGGAGCGAGAGCGCGCCGATCGACAGACCGGTCCAGTGACCGAACCCGGTGAAGACCAGAGCTCCGGCCGCACTGGTCGTCAGGCAGGGCAGGAGCAGCAGCGCGAGTTCCGGCCCGGCCAGCCCCGCCGCCTCGACCACCATGACCGCGGCGACCAGCGGTCCGCCGAGAATGGTGGAGATCGCCGCTGTCGACCCTGCGGTGGCGACGACCCCTCTGGAGCGGGGATCGGCCGCCCTCTTCGCCAGGCGGATACCGAGCAGCGCGAGCGCGGAGCCCACGGCCATCAGCGGTGCCTCCGGCCCCAGCACGACTCCCAGCGGCAAGGTCAGTACGGCGGCCAGCACCACTCCCGGCAGCTCACGTGGCGCGGTGGGTGCGCCGCCCAGTCCGCGCACGGGCACATGTCCGCCGCGTCCAGGCATGCGGGTGACGATCGGGGCGAGGATCAGCCCGGCCAGCGCGAGCGCGGGCAGCGACCACCACCAGGGGGCGCGGTCGTATCCGACCGTACGGGGGAGTTCCTGCCACACCTGGTGCTGAAGCCAGTGCTGGATGCTGACGAAGAAGAAGCAGGCGAAGGCGATGGGCACACCCAGCAGCACCGACAGCAGCAGAAGCCTCAAATAGGCGGGGCGCAGCAGCATCTGCTGCTGCTCGGACTCCTCCGGGGGCGGTGTCTGGGCCAAGGTTCCGCTCACGCTCGCTCCTCCGGCGTCTCGTGCGCTTCAGTAAACGGTGGACCCGGACGGGCCGCATCTCGGCGAGGGCGGGCCGGTGGCAGCCAAGTACCCTGCGGTCCCGGGCCAGAGACACAGACGGACGTGGGTCGCAAGGGCAGACCGCGATGGGGGACCGGGAGTGGGACGAGACGCTGTTCGCGGGAGCGGTCTCTTACGAGCAGGGCCGGCTGCCCTACGCGCCCGGGCTGGTGCAGTTGCTGGCCGAGGTGCTGCCCGTCGACGGGCAGGGACGCCTGCTCGACGTGGGCTGCGGACCCGGCAGTGCCGCCCTTGCTCTGGCCCAGTTGTTCCGCGAGTCCGTCGGCGTCGACCCGGACCCCGGGATGCTTGCCGCAGCCCGGCGGCGGGCCGCCCTTACACCGGCGGCGGGCCGCACGCGCTGGGTCGGGATCCGGGCCGAGGACCTTTTGGACGGGCTGGGTACGTTCACCGTGGCGGTCTTCGCCCAGTCCTTCCACCGGATGGACCGTGAGAAGGTGGCGCAGACAGCGCACGGCATGCTGCGGCCCGGTGGAGCGCTCGTGCACGTGTCAGATCTGAAGACCCGGTCCCGTACGGTCGACGGCCTGCCGTACCCGCCCGTGCCCTACGTGGACATCGGCGTGCTGGTCAAGCGGTACCTGGGCCCGTCCGACGTGCCGGCCGAGGCCTGCTTCCCCAGGGCACACCCGGAGGCGAGGCGGCGGTGTTCGACCGTGCCGGATTTCTGGGACCCGAGCGTCACGTCGTCCCGGGCGGGCAGGGCCTCGTGCGCACCGTGGACGACGTCGTCGCCTGGACGTTCTCGATGCCCTCCGCTGCGCCTCACCTGTTCGGCCCGCACCGCGGGGCCTTCGAGGCGGACCTGCGGCGGCTGCTCACCCGGACGGCTCCGGCCGGCTGCTTCTCCGAGCGGGTCCCAGCACCGAGGTGTTCGTGTGGCGCACAGCCTGAGCAACTGCGGTGTCCGGGCTGCCTGTGCGTTGATCCCGCCCCAGATAGCCCCTGCCCGCCGTCGCTTGCCGTGCGGGAGGCGGGCCCCGTGCAGAGCGCGGGGCCCGGGCGTCGGTGACGGGGCCGGCCCGCTTGCACTGGCCCCGCCATCCGCCCGGGCCCCGCGCCGAGGTCAGCCGCTGACGCTGGCGGTGCCCGTCTCCAGATGGCCGGTGAAACGGCGCGACCAGGAGGCGTCGGAGTCGACGGTCACCGTGAAGTCGTACCAGCCGTGCGTGTAGGCGACGGCGTTGAAGAAGTCCTCTGTCGAAGCGCCGGGGGCGACGGTGTAGGTCCAGGGGCCGTCACTGCGGTAGCGATGGGACGTGATGGTGAATTTCACCGGCGTGGAACCCGAGTTGCGCATGCTGAAGTAGATGGCGAGCTTGCCCGTACCGGGTTCCACGGCGTACCGGGTGCTCACCTCAGCCGTCCTGCCCGCTTTGGTCGCATCGCCCTGGAAGCGGCGCAGGAAGCGGTTGGGGCCGACCATCGTCAGGTCGTACCTGCCGTCACCGTAGCCCGAACCGATGTTGAAGTAGTCGGAGGCCGTACTGCCCGGGTCGACGGTGTATTGCCAGGGAGAAGTGTCGCGGTAGGCGTTGGGATGAATGGAGAAGTGGGCTGCCCGGGACGCGGGTGCGCCCTGGTTGGTCATGGTGAGCCAGGCCAGGATTCTGCCGGAGGCCCCGAACTCCAGACGGTCCAGGTACCCGCCCGGCTGGTACGGCAGTGCACGTGCCGGACGGGTACCTGTCTCCTGGGCGGGCAGGGTGTTGTCCGTCGGCACCGGATTGGGCAGTGGGGCACAGGTGTTGATGCCGATGACACGAGTCGCGGGCAGGGAGACCGGGCCGTGGACCGGGTTGGCGAAGTCGAAGACACCGGTCAGGTCGCCGCTCACCCTGCGCCGCCAGTCGCTGATGGTGGAGCACGTGGCGGGCTTGCCGAGGGCGGCCGTCCAGGTCTCCAGGAAACGTAGCACCGAGGTGTGCTCGAACACTTCCGAGGAGACCCAGCCGCCGCGCGTCCACGGTGAGATGACGATCATCGGTACGCGGAACCCGAAACCGTACGGCACCCCGTTGAGGAACTCGCCCGGCGTCCCGGCCGGCGGAGCCGGCGGGGGCACGTGGTCGAAGTACCCGTCGTTCTCGTCGTAGTTGAGGAAGAGGACCGTGGAGTCGAAGACGTCCCGATCCGCCGAGAGGGCCTGGTAGACGAGGTTGACGAAGTGGGCGCCGTCGCCGGGCGGGGCGTACGGGTGCTCCGAGAAGGCCTGGTTGGGGACGACCCAGGAGACCTGGGGGAGAGTGCCCCCCACGACATCGGCCCTGATGGCGGCGGCGATGTCGTCCGGGGTGGAGCCGGTCACCGCAGGTACCGACGACATGCCGCGGTCGTACAGCGGATCGCCGGCCCTGGCGTTCGCGAAGCGCTTGAAGTAGGCGCAGCCGTTGTCCCCGTAGTTGTCCGCCGCGTTCTGGTAGACCTTCCAGGTGACTCCGGCGGCCTGGAGCGCCTCGGCATAATTCTGCCAGGTCAGCCCGGACTCATCACCGCCGTCGTAGCTGGAGGAGTCGACCTTGCCGCTCCACAGATACGTGCGGTTGGGGCCCGTCGCACTGAGGGTGGAGGAGAAATACCCGTCGCAGACGGTGTAGTTGTCGGCGAGTGCGTAGTGAAAAGGGATGTCGGAGCGGTCGAGGTAGCCGAGGGTGCGGACGTTGCCCACGGCCGACACCCAGCTGTCCAGGCGGCCCTTGTTCCAGGCGGAGTGCTGCGAGGACCAGGAATGGGGCAGATCGCCGTTGCACTGGGCGAGTGTCTCGCCGTCCTTGCCGCCGGCTGAGGGGGTCGCGCTCAGCTTCCACGGGTACTGCCGGCCCAGGCCGTTCGGCTGGTCGAAGACCGAGTGCTCTCCGGCCAGAGTGATGCCGCTGCGGTCGTCGAAGCCGCGCACACCCCTCAGACGCCCGAAGTAGTGGTCGAAGCTGCGGTTCTCCTGCATGAGGATCACCACGTGCTTCACGTCCTTGATCGTGCCGGTTGCCGGGGCCGGTGCCGCGGTCGCCGTACGCGCGCCGGCACCCAGCGTCACGCCCGCCGCCACGGAAGCGCCGAGCCCCACGAACCCTCTTCGGCTGATCGGTGTCATTCGTCCCGTCCCCATCACCGGAGTGCCCCTGCAGCACACCGCGCGCCACGGTGCACCCGATGGCCGTCACCGTTCCCAACGGGTGCTGAAAGGGAGGTGAACAAGGTCCGGCGGGAGCGCCCTTCGAACACGGACGATGCTCGGTCAGGCCCTGCGACTACGCCCGGGGTGCCATGGGTGTGCCCCGCCGGCCGTATGTCACGCGCCCTCGCCGCCGGCCTCTTGCCGGAGCCTGACGCGGTGGGGTGACGTGGCGCCGCGCGGCACCGACGCAGCACGCGGCCACCTGTGGCTGACGGACCGGTTGTGGACCCGGGCACCCAGTAGCTCCCGAGCGCCTGGGCAGGGAGCGACGCCCGATGCCGGCCGCACGCTCCCGGTGCGCCCTCACCGCGCCCTCCCGCGACCCCGTCTCGCCGAGGACCGTTGACAGCATGGGGGTACACGACGACAGCATCATCCCGTTGCCCGGCCCGGACGGGGTCCGGCAGCCCGCCGCCGGCACACCCCGCCCGTGGGAGAACACCGACCGCGCCCAAGCCGCCGTCGACGGCGCCACCGGACCGGAACCGCCCGGTCCGCCCCGGTGCCCCCACTGCGGACTCGCCGGCGAGCGCCGCCCCACCTACACGGACCGGCATGTCCTCCTCGAACCCGGACTCGTCCTGCCGGCGCATCTGGTACCAGGCGGACACCGGTGGCACCTCGACGGCAACGGAGTGGCCTGGAACGGAGGTTTCGCCGAACCCCCACCCGGCACCAGCTGCCGTGTGCCGCACCTGTTGGCCTGCCCCGGTCTGACCCTGGACGAGATCAGGCCCTGGCGGTGGCTGTCCGCGGTCCGGGGGGAGAACGCCCGCAAGGTGCGGCGGCAGGCGGCCGGAGGAAGCCACCCGGACGTCCTGCCCGACGCCGGTTGACCGCGGGGGGCCTTTCCGCGGCTCCAACCGGGTCGACACGGAACCGGGGATGGCGCAGGGTTCACCCATGTCCGAACTCCCCACACTCCTCGCATGCCTGCCCGTCGGTTACCGGAGCCGCCCGGCGACCACGGCCGACGCGGGAGCGGTTCACCGTCTGATCGCGGAGTGCGAGCACCAACGGCACGGTCGTGCGCTGACTGGGATCGACCGTGTCGCCGAGGATCTCGGCCTGACCGATGCGGAACCCGATCCGGACACCGTGCTCGTGACGGGACCGAAGGGGCAGCCGGCCGGCTGGGGTTGGGTGAAAGGCCGGCGAGCCAGCATCCGCGTGCACCCCGGTCACCTCGGGCGGGGCCTCGGCAGCGCGCTGCTCGCCTGGTGCGAAGCGCGGGCCCGACAGCAGGGAACCGACCGGCTGTCCCAGTCGGTCTCCGACGGCGACCATCCGGCGAGAGCGCTCCTGCAGGCCGGTGGGTACTTTCCGCTCGTCACAGAATGGTTGCTGGAGATCGCGATGCCCGTCGAGCCGGAGGTTCCTGAGCCGCCGGCGGGAATCACCATGCGGCCCTTCCGGGCCGGGGACGAACAAGAGGCGTACCAGGTCACCGAGGACGCCTTCGACGAGTGGCAGCGACGGCGGAAGACCTTCGCGCAATGGGCCCGGCTCACGGTGGAAAACACCGCGTTCGAACCGGCCGCGTCACCACTGGCCCTCGCCGGTGACCAGATGGTCGGTGTAGTGCTGTCCTCGGACGTCCCGGACAGTGACGAAGGATACGTCGAGCGGGTCGCCGTACGCCGCGACCACCGCGGCCGGGGCATCGCCCGTCTGCTGCTGCAGGAGACGTTCCGCACCTTCTACCAGCAGGGGAAGCGGACCTGCACCCTGTGGACGCACACGGCCACCGGGGCACTTCCGCTCTACCAACAGATCGGCATGACGGTGCGGCACAGCACCACGGTCTACAGCAAGCCCCTCACCATCGGACGGCCGGGCACCTGAGCAGGCGCGGGCCGCCACCGGCTGCGGGACCGGGTCCGGCCACGCCGGCCGACTCACCCCGTTCCGGCAGCGCGCTCGGATCAGCCCGACCTGCCGGCACGCTTCGGCGGCATGGCGACGTAGGAGAAACGGCTCGGACTGGGCGGTGCGGACGGCCGCCGAACTGCGCGACTCGCTTGCCGGCACCAGCCCCAAGAAGAACACCAGCAGAAGCGGCCGCCGAACGGTGGAATGACCGTTCAGCGGCCACGGAACGTCTGCCAGGGCTACACGGTCTCCGACCGCTCCGGGAAGCTCACCACCCGGTCAGGAGAAGGTGGTTCAGGAGCAGGGCGAGTACCGCCTGACCGGCGAGCCAGGCACGGGGGCGGGGGAGCAGCGCGCAGGCGGGAAGCAGCCACAGCGCGAAGGGGAGCCAGATGCGTTCCGTCTCCGCCTTGCTCATGCCGGACAGGTCGGCCACCAGCAAGGCGAACAGCGCAGCCGACACGAGCACCGCGAGGCGGACGCGGGCGGTGCCGGAGGCGGCGTCCTCGCCCTGCTCCACGGGAGCGGAGCGCCGGTGTCGGAGCAGTGCCGCCGTCGTCCGGCGCAGGCCCGCGGCCGTGGCGGGACCGGTGATGAGCACGGTGCAGGCTAGATTGGCCCACACCCAGTAACCGTAGGGGCGGGTGCCGCCGACACCCTGGTAGTAGCGGGTGACCAGGAGGCGGTAGGCCTCCCACCAGTTGAAGCCGGCGAGCGTGAACACCAGCGGGAACACGGACAGTCCGGCGAGCAGGGCAAGCAGCAGCGCAGGGCGTTCCCGCAACCCGGTCCGGCCCAGGGCGAGTACGGCCGCACCGATCAACGCGAAGAGTGTGAGCCCGTAGGAGAGGTAGCAGGTCAGCCCGAACAGCAGGCCCGAGGCTGCCGCCCACCAGCCGGAGCGCCGGGTCAGGGCCACGGCGAGCAGCGCCACGGCCCAGGCGGCGGTGGCCGCGAAATAGGCGTCGGCCGAGGTGCCCAGCCATACCGCGGCGGGGGCCAGGACCAGGAACGGCGCGGCACGCCGGGCGAGTGTCTCACCGGCCAGCGCACGGATGGCGATGAGTACTGCCACGCAGCCCGTCGCCCCGACGGTGACACACCACATCCCGGCCCAGCCGCCACCCCCCAGCCCGATCCGGTCCAGCAGGACGAAGGTCAGCGTGGCGGCCGGGGGATGGCCGGCGACGTGGGCCGGCCATGGATCGGGGGTGCCCCGCACGATGTGGTGGGTGAAATCCCCCAATGTGGCCAGGATGTCGTGGAAGCGGCCGATGACCTGGAGGTATTCGTTGTGGGTGGTCAGCCTCACCGCGATGCCCTGATGCCAGCCGTCGATCAGCGCCAGGGAGACGATCCAGGCCAGGGCTGTCGCCCAGGCGCCTGCCAGCATCGCCCGCCACGGGAGGCGCCCGGCGAGGGCGGGACCGTACGCCACCGTGGCCAGTGCGGTGGACAGTGCCGCCGGGGTGCCTGGGCCGAGGTGCGGGTCCCACTCGGCCAGTACGGGCGGCCAGTGCACGAACAGCGTGTGCTGGGTGAACTGGATGTGCCGGCCGACCAGCACGGCTGCCAGCACGAGCAGGGCAGCGCCTGCAGCGGCGTACAGGTCACGCCGTGAGCGGTGCGACTGGCCGGAAACATCGGGGACACGGGTCCGGAGGGAAGGAAAGACGCGGATCACACCCGGAACGCTAGGCCGCCCGGCCCGCCGGAGACCGCCATCCGGGCCGGACGTCAGCGTTTCGTCATGGGTTGCGCACCTGCTCACCGGGTGTCCCGGGCCTACCGTCGAGACATGCGAGACCTTCCACGCCTCCCTTCCTCCCCGGGCTTTTGGCGCAGTCCCCTGCGGGGTCCCTGGTTCACTTCGGTACTGGGCCTCGTACTGCTCGTCGGTGTCACCGTGCTGTTCGTGACCGGCCTGGTCTCCTACGCCGCCTACAACCCGGGTCTGTCCCCGGTCAACGACACCACCCCGGACAAGGGCCTCCTGGGTTTCTACCTCTTCGCGTGGCCGACCGGCCCGGTGTGGCTGTACCGGCTCACTCAGGGCGTCCACGTCACACTCGGCATCACCCTGATTCCCGTGCTGCTCGCCAAGCTGTGGTCCGTGGTGCCGAAGCTGTTCGCCCTGCCGCCGGCCCGATCCCTGGCACACGCGCTTGAGCGGGTCTCACTGCTGCTCCTGGTCGGCGGCGGGCTGTTCGAGTTCACCACCGGAGTGCTCAACGTCCAGTTGGAGTACGTCTTCCCTGGATCCTTCTACCCGCTGCACTTCTACGGTGCCTGGGTCTTCTTCGCCGCCTTCGTGGCCCATGCCGTGCTCAAGGCGCCCGCGGCCGTCCGGAACGTGCGCCGGCGCGGGAGGCGCACAGGAGAACTGGTGTCCCCGCGGCCCGATCTTCCGACCGTCAGCCGACGCGGGGCTCTGTGGTTCGTGGCCGGCGGCTCGCTGCTGCTCTTCGTGACGACGGCCGGACAGAGCATCGGCGGGGTCCTGCGCCGTACCGCGCTCCTCGCGCCGCACGGCGGCCCCGACCCCGGCACCGGCCCGAACGGCTTCCAGATCAACAAGACCGCCGCATATGCCGGGATCACCCCGGCCGACACGCACCAGGACGCCTGGCGCCTCGTCGTCACGGGCCGCACCGGCACGGTCCGGCTCACCCGCGCCGAACTGCTGCGCCTGCCCCTGCACAGTTCCGCGCTGCCCATCGCCTGTGTCGAGGGCTGGTCCACGGCGGACCAGTGGTGGCGCGGGGTGCGGCTGCGTGATCTCGCCGCGCTCGTGGGGTACGAGGACACCCCGCCTGACGTGTTCGTGGAATCCCTGCAGCGGCACGGCGCGTTCCGCCACACGGCCCTGCGCTCCAACCAAGCGGCGGACCCGCGCTCCTTGCTCGCCCTGTACGTCAACGGCGAGGATCTGTCCCCCGACCACGGCTACCCGGCGCGCGTCATCGTGCCCGCCGCTCCCGGTGTGATGAACACCAAGTGGGTGGCCCGGCTGACCTTCGGAGATCTGTGATGCCCCGTCGCCTTCCGGTCGGCAGCCCCTTCCAGCTGCTGTTGCTCGCTTCGTCCTTCGCGCTCGCCGCCTACGCCGGCGTGCGACTGCTCGCCGGCGACTGGTTCGGCGTGGCCTTGTGGCTCGTGGGCGCGGCCCTGCTGCACGACCTCGTCCTGCTGCCGCTGTACACGGTGGCGGACCGGGCCGTCGTCCAGGGTCTCGACGCGACCCGCCACCGTGACTGGACGCCGTACGTCCGCGTTCCGGCCGCTCTGTCCGGCCTGCTCCTGCTCGTGTGGTTCCCCTTGATCAGTGGGACGGCTGACCGCCGCTACCAGCTGGCCACCGGGCAGTCCACGGACCCCTACCTCGGCAGGTGGCTGCTGATCAGCGCGGTGCTCTTCGGCGGCTCGGCGTTGCTGCTGGCCCTGCGGGTGCGCAGGGCGACGAAGCACCGGCCGCCGGCCGACCACTGACCAGCCTGCTCCCAGCCCCTCGCGTACCGGAGCAGGGCGGGCGTGCCGAGCCGCGCCCAGGGAAAGGACTCGCCGGCGGTGTGCGCGCCGGTGACGGCATCGTCGACGACCTGCACCCACGCCCGTTCGTCAACATCCACCGGTGCGGTCTCGGCGATCAGCAACCCGCCGGGCCGCAGCAGCCGGGCCAGCCGTTCGAGGAGCGCGTCCGGGTCGCCGCCGATGCCGAGGTTGCCGTCCATGAGCAGGACAGTGTCCCAGCGGCCTTCGCCCGGGAGCGGATCGAAGACCGAACGCCGCAGCGCCCGGCCCCCGGTCCGTACCGTGTGGGCGACGGCCGCATCACTCACATCGATACCGAGGGTGATTCGGCCACGGGCGGCTAGTTCCGACACCAGCCGCCCGGGCCCGCACCCCACGTCCAACACGGCTCCCTCACACCGGTCCAGCACCTCCAGATCCACCGCGTCGGGCCGCGCACACCAGCGTTCGACCTCCAGCGGCAGCAGCCAGCCGTCGTCCCGGCGCAGGAACAGTGGGCCCCGTCCGGCATGCAGGGCTGCGGCATAGGAACCCGCAGCGGCCCACGGGGGGACGGTGGTCCTCATCGGCCCGCCGCCGTCCCGCACCGG contains:
- a CDS encoding GNAT family N-acetyltransferase, with amino-acid sequence MSELPTLLACLPVGYRSRPATTADAGAVHRLIAECEHQRHGRALTGIDRVAEDLGLTDAEPDPDTVLVTGPKGQPAGWGWVKGRRASIRVHPGHLGRGLGSALLAWCEARARQQGTDRLSQSVSDGDHPARALLQAGGYFPLVTEWLLEIAMPVEPEVPEPPAGITMRPFRAGDEQEAYQVTEDAFDEWQRRRKTFAQWARLTVENTAFEPAASPLALAGDQMVGVVLSSDVPDSDEGYVERVAVRRDHRGRGIARLLLQETFRTFYQQGKRTCTLWTHTATGALPLYQQIGMTVRHSTTVYSKPLTIGRPGT
- a CDS encoding class II glutamine amidotransferase, whose amino-acid sequence is MCRLFGLISSPLRTRATFWLLDAPDSLSTQSHRDPDGTGLGFFAADGTPQVHKAPIAAYEDRAFAQEAREVESATFLAHIRYASTGGLDVRNTHPFAQEDRLFAHNGVVEGLDALDRHLGEDRSLVHGDTDSERLFALVTRETAAHGGDVSAGIESAARWVAGNLPVYALNIILVTDDELWALRYPATHRLYVLERPAGGHHGGRHLDHTGLNGRLRVHSAGLSSRPAVIVASEPMDENPRWRLMEPGELLHVGHSLHTTSRIAVPDPPTRLLTLADLRPEAAASQRSG
- a CDS encoding phosphocholine-specific phospholipase C; the protein is MTPISRRGFVGLGASVAAGVTLGAGARTATAAPAPATGTIKDVKHVVILMQENRSFDHYFGRLRGVRGFDDRSGITLAGEHSVFDQPNGLGRQYPWKLSATPSAGGKDGETLAQCNGDLPHSWSSQHSAWNKGRLDSWVSAVGNVRTLGYLDRSDIPFHYALADNYTVCDGYFSSTLSATGPNRTYLWSGKVDSSSYDGGDESGLTWQNYAEALQAAGVTWKVYQNAADNYGDNGCAYFKRFANARAGDPLYDRGMSSVPAVTGSTPDDIAAAIRADVVGGTLPQVSWVVPNQAFSEHPYAPPGDGAHFVNLVYQALSADRDVFDSTVLFLNYDENDGYFDHVPPPAPPAGTPGEFLNGVPYGFGFRVPMIVISPWTRGGWVSSEVFEHTSVLRFLETWTAALGKPATCSTISDWRRRVSGDLTGVFDFANPVHGPVSLPATRVIGINTCAPLPNPVPTDNTLPAQETGTRPARALPYQPGGYLDRLEFGASGRILAWLTMTNQGAPASRAAHFSIHPNAYRDTSPWQYTVDPGSTASDYFNIGSGYGDGRYDLTMVGPNRFLRRFQGDATKAGRTAEVSTRYAVEPGTGKLAIYFSMRNSGSTPVKFTITSHRYRSDGPWTYTVAPGASTEDFFNAVAYTHGWYDFTVTVDSDASWSRRFTGHLETGTASVSG
- a CDS encoding DUF6083 domain-containing protein, with product MGVHDDSIIPLPGPDGVRQPAAGTPRPWENTDRAQAAVDGATGPEPPGPPRCPHCGLAGERRPTYTDRHVLLEPGLVLPAHLVPGGHRWHLDGNGVAWNGGFAEPPPGTSCRVPHLLACPGLTLDEIRPWRWLSAVRGENARKVRRQAAGGSHPDVLPDAG
- a CDS encoding molybdopterin-dependent oxidoreductase, which codes for MRDLPRLPSSPGFWRSPLRGPWFTSVLGLVLLVGVTVLFVTGLVSYAAYNPGLSPVNDTTPDKGLLGFYLFAWPTGPVWLYRLTQGVHVTLGITLIPVLLAKLWSVVPKLFALPPARSLAHALERVSLLLLVGGGLFEFTTGVLNVQLEYVFPGSFYPLHFYGAWVFFAAFVAHAVLKAPAAVRNVRRRGRRTGELVSPRPDLPTVSRRGALWFVAGGSLLLFVTTAGQSIGGVLRRTALLAPHGGPDPGTGPNGFQINKTAAYAGITPADTHQDAWRLVVTGRTGTVRLTRAELLRLPLHSSALPIACVEGWSTADQWWRGVRLRDLAALVGYEDTPPDVFVESLQRHGAFRHTALRSNQAADPRSLLALYVNGEDLSPDHGYPARVIVPAAPGVMNTKWVARLTFGDL
- a CDS encoding TIGR01777 family oxidoreductase; amino-acid sequence: MRVAITGSNGLIGSALTRSLLTDGHQVVRLVRNSPAAPGDGSESAHWDPLAGHVQPGALDGVDAVVHLAGAGIGDKRWTATYKREIRSSRVRGTATIARACAESEDPPRVLVSASATGHYGDTGARTVDETGPAGDDFLASVCVDWEAAAHPARRAGIRVVHPRTGLVVSTRGGAFGRLFPLFRLGIGGRLGSGDQYWPIVSLTDHIAALRFVLASDALCGPVNFTAPEPPTNREVTRAMSHVLGRPAPAPVPAFALRVALGEFAASITCSARVVPAALLRTGFVFRHPTVEEALDAVLRTSD
- a CDS encoding class I SAM-dependent methyltransferase — protein: MRTTVPPWAAAGSYAAALHAGRGPLFLRRDDGWLLPLEVERWCARPDAVDLEVLDRCEGAVLDVGCGPGRLVSELAARGRITLGIDVSDAAVAHTVRTGGRALRRSVFDPLPGEGRWDTVLLMDGNLGIGGDPDALLERLARLLRPGGLLIAETAPVDVDERAWVQVVDDAVTGAHTAGESFPWARLGTPALLRYARGWEQAGQWSAGGRCFVALRTRRASSNAEPPKSTALISSHLPR
- a CDS encoding chloride channel protein, with the translated sequence MSGTLAQTPPPEESEQQQMLLRPAYLRLLLLSVLLGVPIAFACFFFVSIQHWLQHQVWQELPRTVGYDRAPWWWSLPALALAGLILAPIVTRMPGRGGHVPVRGLGGAPTAPRELPGVVLAAVLTLPLGVVLGPEAPLMAVGSALALLGIRLAKRAADPRSRGVVATAGSTAAISTILGGPLVAAVMVVEAAGLAGPELALLLLPCLTTSAAGALVFTGFGHWTGLSIGALSLPTVPPDAVPDAGDFLWGIPAAVLVALVVTHAHRLGEYTNQWTSQHAKAVRTILCAVAVGVCIAVYTLLTDRPPTEAALSGQAGLAQLAADPRSWPVGALIALVLCKGIAWGICLGCLRGGPIFPSLLVGTATAVACAGLPGFGDTPALALGIAVAATVVTGLPLTSSVLAGLLMGHDAYNQMPLIVISAVIAFLTSRLSQRRKREKTGSAAHGEA